In a genomic window of Parambassis ranga chromosome 24, fParRan2.1, whole genome shotgun sequence:
- the LOC114429115 gene encoding uncharacterized protein LOC114429115, whose product MLDFRWIQMSSCLLLVLHFTVTAGQTSVLKRGGEDVTLSCEKVIDDQNNCDGTTWVYSRPRVHEATEVIRLGQINENISNKDRLSVTENCSLIIKEVREEDAGRYVCQQYKTEKQPHTLVHVSHVDLSVVIMTESKYNDEVDLICSVVPYDRCSHTVRWLLNGKDLDGLQSDILITESECSSTVKFLDQINFVYKSQNLLKCEVTDYKTGKVQQFDFNHQTSGDSQTATTEPPPTTETKGPDQSLLRSIIVSVGLAALIITAVTVCLWTRAKGTQRQKDEGRVSIKYLHMKLFTEQICVCSLLSTVISMCEALLGLFWLEVVGLNPFNLL is encoded by the exons ATGTTGGACTTCAGGTGGATTCAGATGTCTTCATGTCTCCTCCTGGTGCTTCACTTTACAG TAACTGCAGGTCAAACGTCTGTTTTAAAGAGGGGTGGAGAGGACgtcactctgagctgtgagaaAGTCATCGATGACCAGAATAACTGTGATGGTACTACCTGGGTCTACAGTCGTCCAAGAGTCCATGAAGCCACAGAAGTGATCAGACTGGGACAGATCAATGAAAACATCTCAAACAAAGACAGACTGAGTGTTACAGAGAACTGTTCTCTGATCATAAaggaggtcagagaggaggatgctggtCGTTATGTCTGTCAACAGtacaagacagaaaaacaaccacacactctGGTTCATGTGTCTCATGTTGATCTGTCTGTTGTTATCA TGACTGAAAGTAAGTACAATGATGAGGTGGATTTAATCTGCTCTGTGGTTCCATATGATCGCTGCAGTCACACAGTGAGGTGGCTGCTTAATGGTAAAGACCTGGATGGACTTCAATCAGACATATTGATAACAGAGTCTGAGTGTTCCAGCACTGTGAAGTTTCTGGATCAGATTAACTTTGTTTACAAGTCACAAAACCTTTTGAAATGTGAAGTTACTGATTATAAAACTGGAAAAGTGCAGCAGTTTGACTTCAACCATCAAACCTCAG gtgactcacaaacagcaacaactgAACCTCCACCAACCACTGAAACCAAAGGACCAGACCAGA gtttGCTGAGGTCCATTATTGTCTCTGTGGGTTTAGCAGCACTCATCATAACTGCtgtgacagtctgtctgtggaccAGAGCTAAAG GGACTCAAAGGCAGAAGGATGAAGGCAGAGTGAGTATCAAGTATTTACACATGAAGCTCTTCACAGagcaaatctgtgtgtgttctttattATCTACTGTGATTTCAATGTGTGAAGCTCTTCTGGGTCTTTTCTGGTTGGAGGTTGTTGGTTTGAATCCCTTCAATCTGCTCTGA